Proteins encoded within one genomic window of Scheffersomyces stipitis CBS 6054 chromosome 3, complete sequence:
- a CDS encoding predicted protein, with the protein MTVVTPVESDSENLAFSELKIEDSKSQIQAEAPEKESKPPLESRIGKDSPFTFGQRYLKSDEDVFNHNAWDHVEWGEEQIEEAKSMIAKQYDHPVKDFDKKLYNSNPAKYWDIFYRHNRENFFKDRKWLQIEFPSLYQVTAEDYQEKCTILEIGCGAGNTFFPVLSQNKNENLKIVGCDYSKVAVDLVRSNEQFAPNHEKGVAFSSVWDLANPEGQLPEDVEENSVDIVIMVFVFSALSPDQWKQAVSNLAKILKPGGEILFRDYGRYDLAQVRFKKGRLLDDNFYIRGDGTRVYFFTEEELRQIFCIDGPFTEERIATDRRLLVNRKKQLKMYRNWLQAVFRG; encoded by the coding sequence ATGACAGTAGTAACACCTGTGGAGTCAGACAGTGAAAATTTGGCCTTCTCTGAGTTGAAAATCGAAGACCTGAAGCTGCAAATCCAGGCTGAGGCtccagaaaaagaatcCAAACCACCTTTAGAGTCTAGAATAGGCAAGGATTCTCCCTTCACCTTCGGACAAAGATACTTGAAAAGTGACGAGGATGTTTTCAACCATAATGCATGGGACCATGTGGAATGGGGTGAAGAACAGATCGAAGAGGCCAAGTCTATGATAGCTAAACAGTACGATCATCCTGTAAAGGACTTTGACAAGAAGCTCTACAATTCCAACCCAGCCAAGTATTGGGACATTTTCTACAGACATAACAGAGAGAACTTTTTCAAAGACAGAAAGTGGCTTCAAATCGAGTTCCCATCTTTGTATCAGGTTACGGCTGAAGACTACCAGGAAAAATGTACAATTTTGGAAATCGGATGCGGTGCTGGAAATACATTTTTTCCAGTATTGAGTCAGAACAAGAacgaaaacttgaagattgtgGGCTGTGACTATTCGAAAGTGGCCGTAGATTTGGTTCGCTCTAATGAACAGTTTGCTCCTAACCATGAGAAGGGTGTAGCATTCTCGTCAGTTTGGGATTTGGCTAATCCTGAAGGACAGCTTCctgaagatgtagaagaaaactCGGTGGACATAGTCATTATGGTTTTTGTGTTTCTGGCGCTTTCACCTGACCAATGGAAGCAGGCTGTctccaacttggccaagattttgaagcCCGGTGGAGAGATTCTCTTCAGAGACTATGGCAGATACGACTTGGCCCAAGTCAGATTCAAGAAGGGAAGACTCTTGGACGATAACTTCTATATTAGAGGAGATGGTACTAGAGTGTATTTCTTTACGGAAGAGGAGTTGAGACAGATATTTTGCATAGACGGTCCTTTCACCGAAGAGAGAATTGCCACCGACAGAAGATTGTTGGTgaatagaaagaaacagTTGAAGATGTACCGTAACTGGTTGCAGGCTGTGTTCAGAGGATAA
- a CDS encoding predicted protein (go_component cytoplasm~go_process autophagy), which produces MADSDIIEIKAKLWNGHINLRVVLAYKDQKVEYLCTIYRNSYITLKLPAIVEYFSAFVQGLSSKQLWFEYEGVPIKWNLPVGLLYDYLHLPSLLGNFESSSSWTVYLRYDDYPSDYIIPFIYKKDDGTVDFDRSLKEVIVNQLKQSCFVLNGNSKPIMSLSEANSIQLWVSIVDHNLSAYTSINKKIVPKDKAQKIPVRIFIPGTTTIVQAPIYPYGEEEPTSMRDVLSLHLPHLFAEREAIALPYIHGIDTQSLLDEPLLKTWEIFKHLDNFLYVVVIPRV; this is translated from the coding sequence ATGGCTGATTCAGATATAATTGAGATCAAGGCAAAGCTCTGGAACGGCCATATCAACCTCCGTGTTGTTTTGGCCTACAAAGACCAGAAAGTCGAGTACTTGTGTACTATTTATCGAAATTCGTACATAACGCTAAAGTTGCCAGCTATTGTAGAGTACTTTCTGGCATTTGTACAGGGACTTCTGTCAAAACAGCTTTGGTTTGAATACGAAGGAGTACCCATAAAATGGAATCTTCCCGTAGGGTTGCTTTATGACTATTTGCATCTTCCTTCACTTCTCGGTAACTTTGAGTCTAGCAGCTCTTGGACAGTCTACTTGAGATACGACGATTATCCAAGTGATTACATCATCCCCTTTATCTATAAGAAAGACGATGGAACTGTTGATTTCGACAGGTCATTGAAGGAAGTGATAGTCAACCAACTTAAACAGTCCTGTTTCGTACTTAATGGCAATTCTAAACCTATCATGAGCCTCAGCGAAGCCAACTCCATCCAGCTATGGGTGTCCATTGTGGATCACAACTTGCTGGCATACACCTCTataaacaagaaaattgtaCCAAAAGATAAGGCACAGAAGATCCCGGTAAGAATATTCATTCCTGGAACTACAACCATAGTCCAGGCACCTATCTATCCGTATGGAGAGGAAGAGCCAACTTCTATGAGAGATGTGTTACTGCTACATCTACCACATCTTTTTGCTGAAAGAGAAGCAATCGCTTTACCTTACATACATGGGATAGATACCCAGTCGTTGCTTGATGAGCCTTTGTTAAAAACTTGGGAGATCTTCAAGCATTTAGACAATTTCCTCTATGTTGTGGTCATCCCAAGAGTGTAA